TCAACATGATCCTTCGATCTCCATCATGTGCAACATGGATGCAGCATGAAAGCAAATTCTTCTTCAGCAGGAATTGGATGGATTTTCTCTAATGCATATTCATCCAAGATTAATTGAGGTTCCATCTACCGTTGCATGCACCGTCTCCCCTCATGGCGGAGGCTATCGCGGTTAGATGCGCCTTATTGCATGAACTGTCCCTCAACCTCACATGTAGCTGGTGCCAGTCATATTCTCGAGTGCTCGTTATTGTTATCAACCGGAAACGAGGTTCATCAAAACTCTTCGGAGTTCTCACAGACATCTTCtcttagtttcatccttctccacactacaagaaaaacgCGTTTTTATAGCGGACGAATAACGCTATCTAACGATAGGATAGCGGTTTGTTAAGCGCTgtatcatcgcccgtcataataggtcgaggacattaaATAGCGGTATTTCGTTGTGCTATCTTTTCTTCCGCTACGATAGCGCTTTTATTTCtgcaattaaatattatttaatagcgTCTTTTTACTGCTattactaattttataaatagcgttttctgtttgttttagttaattcTACTATAGCAGTTACCAAAGTGCAATGTATATATGTACTACTATAGCAGTTTCATTTGTGCtgtatatataatgttaatatatttatatattttaaattttaatttttatatatttatatttttaaatttacacaAATTCGTTTTCTGggattttgaaacaaaacatcaacttatataaataaacataaatttcaTAGATTCAACTTAAACAGATTACATAGTTGTTCACACATCCTTAGAGATTACATTATAAGTTCACACTAAAGCAACATTGTAATCCTTAGAGATACACAATCTTATCATTTGGCCAAGCCACGGTGCTTCCTACTGCATCACCCATGAATTCGATTTCAGAGTTTGGCCTCCACACTCGAGCCCCATCAAACTCGGAAACCTCTACCCAAACCTTCGTAGCATTGGGACCTAAAGGAACGAAATGCACTTTCTCTGCTGGATCAGTTGAGAACACACGACCTAAAGCAACTCTCTGTCCTAAGTTATGACAGTCCAAGAGAGCAACCTTCTGTTTGCCACCTTTGTTGCTACTACTAGTGCTGTTACCACCACTCTAAAACCAAAAAGGACAAACACATTCACCATAATATCAACACCGGCAACCTAACAATTCAATATCTAATCACCTTCTAAGAATTTACAAACTTACCTGATTGGATATCTTGTTTGATTCAGTAGGTGAATGTTGATCAGTAGGCGAATTTTGATCAGGTAGTCTTATCTTATCTAGAGGCCACGCTATTGTCCCATGTACTGCATCACCCATCTTTGTCATTTCAGGTGTAGGTCTCCAGATATAGGCATTAGGTTTAAAAACCATTTCGACTCTAAGAACTGCTGCATTCGGTCCCAGTGGAATTTGGTTGACGAGGTGAGTAGGTTCGGTTGTCAACAAGACACCCTCAGCTATCAACACCTCTTCTATTTTCcagtaatcaaatattttaacatttccTAAAGATGCAGCTACATCCTGaatcatgtaaaatatattcACACATTTCAGGAGTACATTAATGAATGATTATCAAACGTTGGAGGACGGAATTTATTTACCTCTGACTCGTCGTTGTTGCCATTGTTTGAAATGTCAATGCCATCATCCAAGATGAGCTTCTCAGATGGCCATGCAATTTTGACTCCAACAGCCTGACTAAGCGATACACAAGTTGGAGTAGGTCTCCATATAGGCGCTGTTACGACTGATACAGACTTCACTATAACAGCAGCCGCATTAGGACCCAGTGGAATGCGACCAATCTTATATGTGGGCTCACTAGAGTTGAATTCTCCTTCAGCAACAACCAAATCATCATTCGAAACCCAATCCAGTATTTGGCACCTTATTCCTCCCCCCTTGCTCACATCGCTTCTCTCCGAATTAGAATCAAATCCGTTTTTTTCCTATACCCAACAACCACAATCATTTTTGTTACAACCTTATACATATCAgaagtttgaataataaaacaagaagaataaCGAAGTTATCTTTTTACCAGCCAAGTCTTTAACCACATTTTGCAAATCTTGAACCTTGTTGATTAGTTCTGCTTGAGTTGCTTCAAGTTGCTTGACATGTGAATCTCTAGCATGTAAGAATGCCAACTTGGTTACAGTAACCCCTCGTCCCAACCCCCTAATTCTTCCTGGCTTATCTTTTCCTAGAACCTGAGTGACAACATCTTCACCGATATTATCTGCTGAACTTGATTCCATTTCACTGTCAATTCTCTTTATCTTCTCCTGCAATTAAAAATTACACAAGTTATGTAAATTGTATTCTATAGCCAACAATATTATTGTTACAAGTAATCTTACTATTGTATTCAGTAAATTCTTGACGAACGGGTGTTCCATCAGAATGTGTATGACCAGCGACCCAAACCTTAGTTCTAGTGACTAGCTTAGGATcagaactgtttttttttctacaagTTAAATAAAGTAGTTGTCATCAGATCTCATAAACCCAATAACACACcaattattatttcaaattgtAAAACATACCATCTCCTCTGCAAGCCGATTCATGCCTTTTCGACTAGTGGTGTAGGGAATTTGAGCCTTCCTGAGTTCCCTGTACTTATTACTTTGTTCCTACATAAACCAAATACCATTTTGTAATAAATGTTACTTACATAACCCAAATGTAAATACGCAAGACACAAAATGTTACCTGAAAAGCTGCAGTACATCTTCCTTTCACCCAATTGTTCCAAGCTGTTACCGATTGTATGTTGCTGGGTTTAATTATCTGTAGTTGCGCCTTGTTTTTTGCTGCTCTAACTATGGAAGAGAGTCTAGATTTAGAGGCCCTCCACAAACAACCCATCTGCTTAAAGACTACATCCTTTTGCCAGTCTTCTGTCAAGTTGAATCGTCCCTGTACATAATATTCATATTAATACTGAACTCGTGTGTATGTATATACATAGGTAACAGAATTACCTGTATTTCCTCCCACAGAGCGTCTTTTGTTTTGTCTTCCAGATGTCTCCAGTCATCTAGCAATACAGGCACATGCTCTCTCACAAGAGGACCAAGGAATGAGGACAGTGTCACTGATCCACGGCCAACATGCTCTCCCAAAGAATTGAACTCCACATCTACCTTGTCCTCTATATGTTTCGCCACTTTTCGCATTTTAGTTGGACCTCTAGTCTTCTTCACTTGGTTATCAGATTGCTGTGTTTGTGTCTCAGAGCTAGGaatgacttcttcttcttcgtcttgtACATTTTCCTCGTCAtgttcttcttcagctggttGTATTTCGTACTGATCATGTTCTTCGGGTGGTTgtgtttcatcatcatcattttcttcttcggcTGCTACAGTTTCTGGTTCTTGTTCCACTTCTTCTGAACCGGTATGTTGCTCGAGTTCGTCGTGCTGTGACTCCTGTTCCACATTCTTCTTCGGGCAattcttcttctgtttcttggTAGTTAAAGACACCACAGGACTAACAGCAAGGCCTTCTTGACGTTTACTGCGACGCGCCTTCTCAGTAACAGCATTCTCGTTCATTGTATCAGTTTACCTGTTACAACAACAAACTTATTATTAATCTCAAAGAATAATACCCTCACAATCATTCCTAACATAAAAACTCTCGTCATCTGAAGCGTGATCTCCGATATCTTCATCATGCTGGACTGTTAACGTTGCAGGGCAAATTTCCTCTTCAGTCTCTAACTCATGATATCCTCTCGGAGGTGTTCTCATAACAACATACCAAGGAGAGCTGTCATCCTCTCTTGAGTAAAAAATTGTTTAGCTTGAGAAGGCAGAATGTATGGATCATTAACAAATGCTGACTGGTTCGTGTGGAGATTCACAAGTGTAAAACCGTCTTCCTCTTTAACACCTTTCCCTTTATGTGCCCAACTACACTTAAACAGAGGCACCTGAAACATGTGGTAATCAAGCAATATGATCTCCTTTATGACTCCATAGTATGCTACCATGTCCGCCATTTGATTAGAATCTTTCGCACTAGCTCTGCACATGGAGAATGCTTCATTTGAAACCCCACAGTTCTGAGTCTTCCTTTTGACATCGTCTGTCTGGTATCGATGTCCATTAACTATATATCCCTTGTAGGTGTGTGCGACATTCCTTGGTCCAAACGCAAGCCATCTGAGCCGCTGAGAATGATCCTTTGAGTTATTTGGTATCTAGCATGAACAGATCACATATCAATATCATTACCAGATCACATATCAATATCATTACCATGACCATATCACATACCTTATCTTTTATCCATGTCGAAAACCTTTCTGTATGAGTTTTCCATAATATGGTACCATTTCTTGCACATCTTCCATCTTTTGCTTGAAGTTCCTCTAAATGCATCCTGTAAAGGCAAAAATATCTTCATCTACAGTTATCTACACTGAtagtaaaacataaaatatctaTATCCACACTTACTGAACATAAGGATCCATCACTGCAGTATTCATGAGGACATAACGATGAGCTACATCTCTCTCCTTATCAGTAAGTTTCACTTCTATAGCTTTTTGCAGAGGGCGCCCTTCAAGTACATTATCATGTGCCTCTAAATCTTCATTTCTTGTCATTGGTTCCTCAACTGGTACCGATTTCTGTAAGAACTCCATACAAAATGCAAGACATTCACCAGCTAGATAACCCTCTGCCATACAAGCTTCAGGTCTTGCGAAATTCTTCACAAAAGCTTTCAGTGTCTTCATATACCTGCAAATCAAGATggttaaaatattgaaattcgCTTCATATAATAATTAAGCTTCTAATGAAAACAATATACTTACCTCTCAAATGGATACATCCACCTGAAGTGTGCAGGGCCACCCAATCGTGCTTCTCTCGCCAGATGCAGTGGAAGGTGGAACATGATATCAAACAATGAAGGTGGAAAGAATCTCTCTAACTGGCACATTGTCTCCACAATCTCTGTTTCTAGAGCAAGTAGCTTCTCAGGATCAAGAACGCGTTGACAGATTCTGTTGAAGTAATTGCACATACGACTCACTGCAATCCGAGGTCCTTTTGGGAGTAAACCTCTCAACGCAACCGGAAACAGATTCTGCATAAGAACATGATGGTCATGTGACTTCATGCCGCCAATAGAAGGAGGATCCAGTGAGACACAATTGGATATATTTGCACAATATCCATCAGGGCCTCTGAAGTTGGATAATCTTCtgcagaattttttttttcttctttagagAGCCAATACGCAGCTGGAGGCAGATAAGTTCTCTTCCCCCTTACTTGTGTATGTAAGCTGCTTCGAATACCCATATCTTCTAAATCCTTTCTCGCTTTCAGGCCATCCTTTGATTTGCAACTATTCATCAGAATAGACAACATGGCATCGCTCACATTCTTCTCCACGTGCATCACGTCGATGTTATGCCTCACAGGCATATCCTACAAGAAATTTTACAAGTATTTagcataaataatattaacaatttCAGACTAATAAGGTAGGTTAAAGAAggtaaatcaaataaaatacctTCCAATAAGGTAAGTCaaagaaaatagattttttcttccACCGCCACATATCATGATCTTCTTCGTACTCCTCAGCTGAAACAACATCATCCTCATCTCCTTCACTCCTCTTTCTCTTACTCTTCTTAGGTAAGAGTTTTCCAAAATCGTTTTTAAAGTCCCTTATACTGTCTAATATTTCTGAACCGCTCTGAATCCTCTTTGCAGAACCAACCTCAACCGTATTGTCAAACCATCCTTTCTTTCGTCTGTATGGATGACTAGGCATGAGCCGCCTCCTGTTCTTCATGTATACATGTTTACGACTGAACTTTAGCCACCTATGTGGTGTATCCTTCCCACAGACATTACACGCTTGCTTGCCCTTCACTTTACAACCAGCTAAAGTTCCTAAACCAGGGTAATCTGTGATACTCCACAGCAACATGGCTCTAAGAGTGAAACTCTCCTTCTTAAAGGCGTCATAAACTTGTATACCTTCTGTCCACAGTTCCTGCAAGTCTTCCATCAATGGTTGTAGATATACATCAATATTGTTGCTAGGTGCGGTTGGGCCAGGAATTAGCATGGTCAACATAATGTTCTCGGACCTCATACACTGCGTTGGAGACATATTGTAGTTGACCAAGAGAACAGGCCATGTGCTGTGGTTGGTGTTCTGGATGGAGAATGGATTCATGCCATCGGTTGAAATACCTAGTCTTAGGTTTCTTGCCTCAGCTGCGAACTCCGGCCATTTGTTGTTTATCTGCACCCAAGTCAACGAATCCACTGGATGTCGCATAGTTCCATCTTCAGAAGCATTAGTGGAGTGCCAACACAACTCCTCAGCCAACCGCTTTGATCTAAACATTCTCCTGAACCTGTCTTTGATCGGGAAATACCTAAGCACCTTAGCAGGAACCCCTTTCTTCTCCTCACCAGATTGCTTATCCTTCTCCCATCTTGATTCACTACATCTTGGACAGCTGACCGCATCTTCATActgttttctatataaaatacaGTCATTCTTGCAGGCGTGGATGACGTCGTAGACAAAACCAAACTGTTTCAGAAACTTCTTCATCTCATCAGTAGACTTAGGTAGCACATTTTCACCGGGAAGCATGTCATGAACCAAGGACAGTAGCTGATCAAAATAGTTTCTGAGACATCCCACTCTTCACCTTTATCCTGTAAAGTCCCATGATTGCAGCaacttttgaaaatttctcacACTCCGGGTACAACGGAGTTTCTG
This region of Brassica napus cultivar Da-Ae chromosome C5, Da-Ae, whole genome shotgun sequence genomic DNA includes:
- the LOC106453813 gene encoding uncharacterized protein LOC106453813; translated protein: MLPGENVLPKSTDEMKKFLKQFGFVYDVIHACKNDCILYRKQYEDAVSCPRCSESRWEKDKQSGEEKKGVPAKVLRYFPIKDRFRRMFRSKRLAEELCWHSTNASEDGTMRHPVDSLTWVQINNKWPEFAAEARNLRLGISTDGMNPFSIQNTNHSTWPVLLVNYNMSPTQCMRSENIMLTMLIPGPTAPSNNIDVYLQPLMEDLQELWTEGIQVYDAFKKESFTLRAMLLWSITDYPGLGTLAGCKVKGKQACNVCGKDTPHRWLKFSRKHVYMKNRRRLMPSHPYRRKKGWFDNTVEVGSAKRIQSGSEILDSIRDFKNDFGKLLPKKSKRKRSEGDEDDVVSAEEYEEDHDMWRWKKKSIFFDLPYWKDMPVRHNIDVMHVEKNVSDAMLSILMNSCKSKDGLKARKDLEDMGIRSSLHTQNLFPVALRGLLPKGPRIAVSRMCNYFNRICQRVLDPEKLLALETEIVETMCQLERFFPPSLFDIMFHLPLHLAREARLGGPAHFRWMYPFERYMKTLKAFVKNFARPEACMAEGYLAGECLAFCMEFLQKSVPVEEPMTRNEDLEAHDNVLEGRPLQKAIEVKLTDKERDVAHRYVLMNTAVMDPYVQMHLEELQAKDGRCARNGTILWKTHTERFSTWIKDKIPNNSKDHSQRLRWLAFGPRNVAHTYKGYIVNGHRYQTDDVKRKTQNCGVSNEAFSMCRASAKDSNQMADMVAYYGVIKEIILLDYHMFQVPLFKCSWAHKGKGVKEEDGFTLVNLHTNQSAFVNDPYILPSQAKQFFTQERMTALLGKLIQ